The sequence CAAGCAAAAATATTTGCTTATATCGCAGAATTGCGCAATCAGGGGCATAATCTACATAGGCCAATTACAGGTTATTTAGGAAACGGCATCTATGAGCTAAGGCCTAAAAGCAACAGAATATTTTATTTCTTTTTTCTGAAAGATAATGCCGTATTAATGCATGCAATTAAAAAGAAAACAGACAAGATACCGCAGGAAGACCTAAGCCTGTGCATAAAGAGAAAGCAAATGGTAGAAGAGCATAAAAATATTGAGCAAATAGAATTGTGAGGTGGCTATTATGACAAAATGTAAAATTGAAAAGATTGATTCTCACTTAAAAGAAAAACTAAAAAACAAAGAATTCAGGAAACATTATGAGTTGGAATGCGCTAAAGTATCATTGGCCCAAAAAATAGCTGAAATCAGGCAAAATAAAAATTTGAACCAATCTGAGCTTGCTAAAAGATTGCATGTAAGCCAGCAGTTTATCTCTCAAATTGAAACCGCTGATGGAAATAATTTAACGCTGGGAACTCTTCTAAAAATCGCCAACTCTCTTGGCCGAAGTGTCAAAATATCATTCCCAAAGCTGTCTAAACACACTTCCTTATTGACAGTTGGTTAACCTAATAAGTATAAAAGATGCAAGAGAAAATTACAAATCCGGAAGAATAAAATCACACGAACAACTTTTCGGCAAACACAAATAATAAAATTACTATATTTGTAATTCCTACAGGTTTTTAATCCTTACAACAAAAAATTTACTATGAAAATCAGAAAAGTAAATATCCCACGAGCTTACGCTCGGAGAATTCCAGAGGACTGGCTTAAAGTAGAAATCCCACAAAATACCAATATTGGGCAATTGGTCAACATTGCAAGTCCCGCCATAACTAAATTAAACATAATCAATAATGCCAACAATAACGCGAAATTAGATAAAAAAATTATTACGGATTCTGTTGAAAATCTCAAAAATACAGTAATGGAGTTTAATTCTGATGCATTATTATCTTCGCCGGTAACTATTTTTTTATCATACAAAAATTGTACTGTAAATTCTGACAAAGAAAAAGATTTACGAATTTATCAGCTAAACGAAGTTAATAGCATATGGGAACTAGTCACCAATACACAATCAGTTGATAAAACAAATAAAACGATTACTGTAACAGTAAATCATTTTAGTGTTTACAGGATTTTCAATGCGATTTTTTCTGAAAAAAACCTTGAAAATATTTCTGTGTATCCTAACCCCTATATTGCAAAGGGAACAAGCAAAGATACAACTTTCTCAAATCCCGCAGATGGGACTGGCATTGTCTTTAGCAAATTAACAATAAGAGCCAAATTTAAGATTTATAACATTTTAGGTGAATTAGTATCTGAATTTGAAGAAACTGATGGAGACGGGAGATATTTATGGAATACGAAAAACAAAGATGGAGACAATTTAGCTTCAGGAATATATATTTTTTATATAACTAACCCAGATGACACTTTAATGAAATCCAATGAGGGCAAATTGGCAATAATAAGATAGTAGTTAAAACTTAAACAAGTAATAGCACAGAAGGATCCCGCCAAAAACGATGCGGTAATAAGCGAAGGGTTTGAAGTCGTGTGTGGAGACGAATTTGATGAGCCATGTTATTACCCACAGAGCCGATAAAAAAGCAAAAACAAAACCTATTGCAAGCATCTGAAAATCCGAAAAAGATAACAAGGAATAACTCTTTGCCAGGTCAAAAAGAGTTGCCGCAAGCATCGTAGGAATTGCAAGGAAAAAAGAAAATTCCGTCGAAGCTTTTCGGGACATTCCCGCCAGCAATCCGCCCATAATAGTTGCGCCAGAGCGCGAAACACCCGGAAATAATGCCAAAACCTGCGCCAAACCTACCGCCAATGCTATCTTAAAGGTAATATCTTCCATCTGTTCAACTTTATTTGAATGTTTCTGCCTTTCAATAAACAGGATAACAAGTCCTCCAACAATAAGCGCAATAGCAACTGTCACCGGCCCGAATAAATATTGTTTTATAGCTTTATGTACTACCAAACCTACAATTGCTGCAGGCAAAAATGCAATTAAAAGACTTACCCCAAAACGCTGCGCCTGCTTATCTTTAGGAAACCGTACTACGAGAGATAGGCACTTTGCCCTATAAATCCAAAGAACGGCAAGAATTGCCCCTAGTTGGATAAATACTTCAAAAAGTTTTGCTGTTTCACCGGAAAAATGGAGCGCTTCCCCGGCAAGAATCAGGTGCCCGGTAGAAGAAATGGGTAAAAATTCCGTAAGGCCTTCAACGATTCCTAAAACCACCGCTTTTACTAATAAAATGATATCCATGCCTTTATTCTACGAAAAGGGTTTACAAAAGTCAACCGTTTTTGTATAATTCTTAATTGTAATAATTGAGAGGAATGCACCCAATATAATAATTGAGAGGAATGCACCCAATAGCCTTCTAAGCGGCTAACATTGGGTGTTAATAAGGTAATAAAATGAAAAACAAGATCGTTTTAGCTTATTCAGGCGGTTTGGACACTTCTGTAATGATAAAATGGCTTAAAGATACCTATAATGCGGATATCATCGCAGCCATAATCGATGTAGGGCAGAATGAAGACCTGCCGGCAATTAAAAAACGCGCCCTAAACACCGGCGCATTGAAAGCTTATGTTATCGACGCAAAAAAAGAGTTCGTCACTGATATTATTTACCCGGCTGTTAAAGCAAACGCTATTTATGAACACAAATATTTGCTGGGAACCTCCCTGGCCCGGCCGATTATTGCAAAAAAAATAATCGAGATTGCAAAAAAAGAAAATGCCTGGGCCGTAAGCCACGGCGCTACCGGTAAAGGCAACGACCAGGTGCGGTTTGAGATTACTTTCCGGGCTTTTGCTCCCGGAATCAAAATTATCGCACCCTGGCGCGAATGGACATTAAAATCGCGCACAGATGAAATTGAATACGCGCAAAAACATAAAATACCGATAACGGTTACAAAAAAGAAACCCTATTCTTCCGATGCAAATCTGTGGCATATCAGTTACGAAGGCGGAATCCTGGAGGACCCGAACAATCCTCCGCCGGAAGATATTTTCCAACTGACAAAACAAATTTCTAAAACACCGGATAAACCCGGCTTTGTTGAAATTTGTTTTGAAAAAGGCGTGCCTAAAAAAATCAACGGTAAAACTTATGAACCGGTAGCCCTGATAGCTGCTTTAAACAAAATCGGCGGAGAACATTGCATAGGCCGCACTGACCTTGTTGAAAACCGGCTGGTTGGGATGAAATCCCGCGGGGTTTATGAAACTCCTGGCGGCACATTGTTGATTTTCGCCCACAGGGAATTGGAATACCTTACTATTGAACGGGAAACCTTTCATTACAAGGAAGTAATTGAACCGAAATACGCGGAATTAATTTACAACGGTTTGTGGTACAGCCCTTTGCGGGAAGCCCTTGACGGCTTTATCAACGAAACTCAAAAATATGTTACAGGCTCGATAAAACTCAAGCTTTTCAAAGGCAACATTAACGTAGAAGGCCGCAAAGCTGCCAGCTCGCTTTACTGGGAAAAATTGGCCACATTCGAAAAAGAGGACATATACGATCAGCGCCATGCGGAAGGTTTTATTAAACTCTTCGGCCTGCCCGTAGAAGTCAATTCTATACTGAGGAAAAAATGATTCTGAAAAACTTTTTAGCATCCTTTTCTTTTGACGAACGGCTGGCAATATACGATATTACCGGCTCTATTGCTCATGTAAAAATGCTTGCAAAATGTAAAATTGTTTCAGCTGCTGATGCCGGGAAAATAGTTAAGGGCCTGCAAAAAATACAAAAATACCTGGAAAACGGCAAAAACCTGCCGCCTCAGGAAGACATTCATTACGCAATAGAGAAAAAACTTATTGAACTTATCGGCGAAAAAACTACCGGGCGGTTAAGAACCGCCCGCAGCCGCAACGACCAGATTGCGCTTGACCTGCGGCTTTATCTGAAGGACCGGATAATGCTCCTGAAAAAACTTATTTCTGATTTCCAGGAAAATATTATTGAACAGGCAAAACTAAATGAAGGCAAACTGATTCCCGGCTATACACATCTGCAGCCGGCGGAACCCGTGCTTTTTTCCCACTACATTTTATCTTATGCCTGGATGCTTCAACGGGACAAGGAGCGTTTGCAGGATTGTTATAAACGCGCAGACGTTCTGCCGCTTGGCAGCGCTGCTTTAGCGGGGACATCTTTCCCCATTGACCGGCAATTTACCGCAAAACTGCTCGGTTTTTCAAAGGTAAGCCAAAATTCCATGGACTCAGTGAGCGACCGGGATTTCATTATAGAATTTTTGTCTGCCGCAAGCATTACCATGATGCACCTATCGCGGCTGGCGGAAGAAATAATTATCTGGATAAACCCCAGTTTCAACTTTATCGAGATTGATGACGAGTATCTGTCAGGGTCTTCAATTATGCCCCAGAAAAAAAATCCGGATTTCGCTGAACTGGTGCGCGGGAAAACCGGCAGGGTCTACGGATCACTTATTGCACTGCTAACATTGATGAAAGGCTTGCCGCTCACTTACAACCGCGATTTGCAGGAAGACAAGCCGCCGCTTTTTGATGCGATTGACACCTTGTCAGCGTCGCTTGAAGTTATGGCCGGCATGGTTGTTTCCATGAAAGTACGTAAAATTTCAAACACAGAAATGAAAATAGGTTTTATGATAGCCACAGAACTGGCAAATTACCTTGTAAAAAAAGGAATGCCCTTCAAAGAAGCGCACAGCGTCGTCAAAAACATTGTAAATTACTGCCGGGATAATGAAACCCCGCTTGAAAACATGGAAGTGGCAGGCTTGAAAAAGTTTTCAAGCCTTTTTGACAACGATGTTAAAAAAGTTTTATCTGCCGACAATGTAGTTAATTTAAAAATTTCGGAAGGCGGCAGCTCAATCAAATCGGTCCGTAAACAGATCACGGAACTTATTAAGATCCTATAATATGAAAAGAATAATCGTTTTGGCCTCGACAATTCTGGCAACTTTCTTGATCCCTATGGGAGCTGCATGCCAGGAATCAAATACTGCGGTTCCCGAAAGAGTCCTTAGTATCAGCCTGAGTATTTCGTTAGCCCTTAACAATAGAAAAGAAGCCTTGCTTGCCGACAAAGAAATAAAAATAGCGGTCGAGCGTATCAATGAAGCGGAATCCTTTAATTACCCTAAAATTGACATGACGTTCAATTATTCAAGGGTAGACACGGACCACTGGATGATGCTGCCGCCCACTTTCGGTTCACTGCTTATTCCCAGGACAACCCCGGGGGATTATTGCCTGACCAGGTTATCTCTCTGGCAGCATGTTTATTCCGGAGGAGTATATAAATCGAACTCTAAACTGGCTCAATCAAATCTGGAACGCGCAGACAGTCAAAAAAAAGTAGTACAAAACGATATTACTTTTGAAGTAAAAAAAGAGTTTTACTCGCTTTTAGCCACTGAAAAAAAACTAGAAACCTATAAAACGGTTATATCGTCCATAGAACAAAAGATGGAGAGCGTTCCGGCCCCGTCTTCGTGGACTTCCGTGGAAAAATTACAAGTTCAGGACGGCCTGCAAGGGCTTAAAAATGAATACACTCTGCTTAAAAATGAATACGAAAAACAAAAACTGGAATTTTTACAGACGATTGGGCTTGAACTAAATACAAGTTTTGAAATAAACGAAACCTTTGAACCCATAATGGAAATTTATGACCTGAATAAACTGCTGGCCTGGGCTTTCCAATACAGGCCTGAACCAAAACAGGTTCAGGTTCAGGAAGAGATGGACGCTCTTTCAGTAAAACTCTCAATGGCAGCCAGGTCTCCCACGGTTTCGCTGGGCGCGCACTACGAATTTCCCGGTGAAACTTTCAATTTTGATAAAAAAGCGTGGAATGCCACAGTTAACCTGAGTTTGCCTATTTACGACGGGTTTGCTTCAATTTACAGAACCAGGCAAAAAAACCTGCAGAAGGACCAGAACAAACTAAAACGTAAAGACATGGAAGATTCAATACAATTTGAAGTAAGAAAATCTTACATGGACTATAATTTCTGGATGAATGAAATGTCTGAAAGAAAAAATCAACTGAATAATTCCGAGCAGCTTTTACCCGCGGGGATTATTGGCAATTCACCGACAATGGTTGCTGTATACAATTCCTACGTGAAATATAAACTAAGTTATATTGAAGCAACTAAAGAACACCTGATAAGCCGCGTTACCGTAGAACATGCAATAGGCAAGACCCTTGCAAAAGAATAAAATATCTGCTTTATCCGTTATCTTTTTTTTGTTGAGTTCCATTACGGCAGCCTTCCCTCAACAGGACGGCCCGGTTTTTGACCGGGTTAACCCCGATAGCTTTCTTACGCAATATTTCTGGCGCGAAGTTGTTACTTTGGCCCCGCCAAAGCGCCCGAAGGTTGTATTGGTGTTAGGCGGAGGCGGAGCCAGAGGAATGGCGCATATCGGCGTACTTAAAGTTTTGAAAGAAGAAGGAATCCCCGTTGATGCAATTGTTGGAGTAAGCGTAGGCGCTCTCGTAGGCGCCCTTTATTGCGCCGGCGTAGACCCAGGAAAAATTGAAACCATGTCTGAAGAAATAGGCTGGGACAAACTTACAAACCTTTCGGCGCCTTCGCTGGTAGGGATGATTATTTCTGAAAAACTATTATCAACAGAAAACATGGAAAAATATATTTCCGAAAATATCGGCAATAAGCAGTTTTATGAACTTACAACGCCCTTCGCCTGCGTGGCGACAGATTTGAAAACCGGCGAAAAAATTATTTTCCGTGAAGGCGACGTGGCCAGCGCGGCGCGCGCCAGCGCAACAATTCCAGGAGTTTTCAGCCCTGTTGAATACAGGCACCGTTACCTGGTTGACGGCGGATTGGTAGACAATGTCCCTGTTGACCTGGCAAAGATGTTTAATGCCGACATCATAATAGCTGTCGATATAAAAGATGATTTCTCAAGAAACAATACTACGAATATGATGCTTATATTGAGCCAGTCAATATACATACAAGCGGGGATGCTTTCCCAGGAATCGCTCAAACTGGCTGATATTGTAGTCACCCCTTCAGTAAGCGGTGTAAGCACTTACGAGCTCTGGCGAGGCAGGGAGTGCATTGATGCCGGTATTATTGCAACAAGAAAATCGATTCCACAAATAAAACAAATGATGATGGACAGGACTTTCAAATGGTTATTGGAACACCCATAAAAATAAAACATGCAGTTTTAATATTGCCGCTCATCACTTTTTCCTGCGGGTTGGGCTTTGCACAAAATACCCTCCCAGAAAAAAGATTACGGGAAATTAAAGATACTGCGGATCTTTACTATAGCTCCGGAAATTACCAAATGGTAGTTGACCAGTGCCTGTCATTACAGGATTACGATTTGCCAAACGATATAAAACTGGACTTGCTTGAAAAAAAAGGATTGTCTTACCGGGCATTGAATGATTATGCCAGCGCTATAGAAGCCTTCCAGGAATGCATCCGGCTTAACTCGAATGAATGGAAATATCATTTTAGTTTAGCCTCTACTTACGAAAAAACTTCTATGAACTCATTTGCTATTGACGAATACAAAAAAGTTATAAACCTGCAAGGCGATAAATTCCACTCTTATTTTGAGCTTGGCAAAATTTACCAGGAACAGGGGCTCAATACCCAGGCCATTGAAAATTACAAACAGGCGCTATTGATAAAATCAACAAGCGCTCTATACAGAAACCTTTCTAAATGTTACGAAATTATGCACGACTGGGAAATGTCAGCATCTATGCTGAAACAAGCCCTTTCGCTTGAACCGAGCCCGGAAGACAACCTGCGTTTAGCAATGCTTTACTATGTTCAAGCCAAGTATACCGAAAGCATCTACCTCCTTTTAAAGGAAAGTGCCCTGCATCCGGAAAGGGAAGATATAAAGCTTCATCTTTTGGCAGCCTATTTTAAAAAGGGCGACTATGAAGCTTTCCAGGATTTAATCACCAAGCTTAAAATCGAATATCCAAATGATGCAATGGTATATTTTCTTTCGGGCTTTTTTTCATTTTTAAAAAATGATACAAAAACAGCCTATACAGAACT comes from Elusimicrobiota bacterium and encodes:
- a CDS encoding type II toxin-antitoxin system RelE/ParE family toxin encodes the protein MLKAIYYYKDDRGNNPVKEFIDKLPLKEQAKIFAYIAELRNQGHNLHRPITGYLGNGIYELRPKSNRIFYFFFLKDNAVLMHAIKKKTDKIPQEDLSLCIKRKQMVEEHKNIEQIEL
- a CDS encoding helix-turn-helix domain-containing protein produces the protein MTKCKIEKIDSHLKEKLKNKEFRKHYELECAKVSLAQKIAEIRQNKNLNQSELAKRLHVSQQFISQIETADGNNLTLGTLLKIANSLGRSVKISFPKLSKHTSLLTVG
- a CDS encoding T9SS type A sorting domain-containing protein; translated protein: MKIRKVNIPRAYARRIPEDWLKVEIPQNTNIGQLVNIASPAITKLNIINNANNNAKLDKKIITDSVENLKNTVMEFNSDALLSSPVTIFLSYKNCTVNSDKEKDLRIYQLNEVNSIWELVTNTQSVDKTNKTITVTVNHFSVYRIFNAIFSEKNLENISVYPNPYIAKGTSKDTTFSNPADGTGIVFSKLTIRAKFKIYNILGELVSEFEETDGDGRYLWNTKNKDGDNLASGIYIFYITNPDDTLMKSNEGKLAIIR
- a CDS encoding undecaprenyl-diphosphate phosphatase, which codes for MDIILLVKAVVLGIVEGLTEFLPISSTGHLILAGEALHFSGETAKLFEVFIQLGAILAVLWIYRAKCLSLVVRFPKDKQAQRFGVSLLIAFLPAAIVGLVVHKAIKQYLFGPVTVAIALIVGGLVILFIERQKHSNKVEQMEDITFKIALAVGLAQVLALFPGVSRSGATIMGGLLAGMSRKASTEFSFFLAIPTMLAATLFDLAKSYSLLSFSDFQMLAIGFVFAFLSALWVITWLIKFVSTHDFKPFAYYRIVFGGILLCYYLFKF
- a CDS encoding argininosuccinate synthase codes for the protein MKNKIVLAYSGGLDTSVMIKWLKDTYNADIIAAIIDVGQNEDLPAIKKRALNTGALKAYVIDAKKEFVTDIIYPAVKANAIYEHKYLLGTSLARPIIAKKIIEIAKKENAWAVSHGATGKGNDQVRFEITFRAFAPGIKIIAPWREWTLKSRTDEIEYAQKHKIPITVTKKKPYSSDANLWHISYEGGILEDPNNPPPEDIFQLTKQISKTPDKPGFVEICFEKGVPKKINGKTYEPVALIAALNKIGGEHCIGRTDLVENRLVGMKSRGVYETPGGTLLIFAHRELEYLTIERETFHYKEVIEPKYAELIYNGLWYSPLREALDGFINETQKYVTGSIKLKLFKGNINVEGRKAASSLYWEKLATFEKEDIYDQRHAEGFIKLFGLPVEVNSILRKK
- the argH gene encoding argininosuccinate lyase, encoding MILKNFLASFSFDERLAIYDITGSIAHVKMLAKCKIVSAADAGKIVKGLQKIQKYLENGKNLPPQEDIHYAIEKKLIELIGEKTTGRLRTARSRNDQIALDLRLYLKDRIMLLKKLISDFQENIIEQAKLNEGKLIPGYTHLQPAEPVLFSHYILSYAWMLQRDKERLQDCYKRADVLPLGSAALAGTSFPIDRQFTAKLLGFSKVSQNSMDSVSDRDFIIEFLSAASITMMHLSRLAEEIIIWINPSFNFIEIDDEYLSGSSIMPQKKNPDFAELVRGKTGRVYGSLIALLTLMKGLPLTYNRDLQEDKPPLFDAIDTLSASLEVMAGMVVSMKVRKISNTEMKIGFMIATELANYLVKKGMPFKEAHSVVKNIVNYCRDNETPLENMEVAGLKKFSSLFDNDVKKVLSADNVVNLKISEGGSSIKSVRKQITELIKIL
- a CDS encoding TolC family protein, with protein sequence MKRIIVLASTILATFLIPMGAACQESNTAVPERVLSISLSISLALNNRKEALLADKEIKIAVERINEAESFNYPKIDMTFNYSRVDTDHWMMLPPTFGSLLIPRTTPGDYCLTRLSLWQHVYSGGVYKSNSKLAQSNLERADSQKKVVQNDITFEVKKEFYSLLATEKKLETYKTVISSIEQKMESVPAPSSWTSVEKLQVQDGLQGLKNEYTLLKNEYEKQKLEFLQTIGLELNTSFEINETFEPIMEIYDLNKLLAWAFQYRPEPKQVQVQEEMDALSVKLSMAARSPTVSLGAHYEFPGETFNFDKKAWNATVNLSLPIYDGFASIYRTRQKNLQKDQNKLKRKDMEDSIQFEVRKSYMDYNFWMNEMSERKNQLNNSEQLLPAGIIGNSPTMVAVYNSYVKYKLSYIEATKEHLISRVTVEHAIGKTLAKE
- a CDS encoding patatin-like phospholipase family protein — protein: MQKNKISALSVIFFLLSSITAAFPQQDGPVFDRVNPDSFLTQYFWREVVTLAPPKRPKVVLVLGGGGARGMAHIGVLKVLKEEGIPVDAIVGVSVGALVGALYCAGVDPGKIETMSEEIGWDKLTNLSAPSLVGMIISEKLLSTENMEKYISENIGNKQFYELTTPFACVATDLKTGEKIIFREGDVASAARASATIPGVFSPVEYRHRYLVDGGLVDNVPVDLAKMFNADIIIAVDIKDDFSRNNTTNMMLILSQSIYIQAGMLSQESLKLADIVVTPSVSGVSTYELWRGRECIDAGIIATRKSIPQIKQMMMDRTFKWLLEHP
- a CDS encoding tetratricopeptide repeat protein, which translates into the protein MVIGTPIKIKHAVLILPLITFSCGLGFAQNTLPEKRLREIKDTADLYYSSGNYQMVVDQCLSLQDYDLPNDIKLDLLEKKGLSYRALNDYASAIEAFQECIRLNSNEWKYHFSLASTYEKTSMNSFAIDEYKKVINLQGDKFHSYFELGKIYQEQGLNTQAIENYKQALLIKSTSALYRNLSKCYEIMHDWEMSASMLKQALSLEPSPEDNLRLAMLYYVQAKYTESIYLLLKESALHPEREDIKLHLLAAYFKKGDYEAFQDLITKLKIEYPNDAMVYFLSGFFSFLKNDTKTAYTELKKSDELANTPMLKEYSSYFVSYLEKKQ